CATGTGACCGCGCTCGGAGGACTCAGAGGACTCAGAGGACGGTGACGGCCAGGGTCACGGCGACCAGCACCATCGCCATCCCGAGCGCCACGAAGGCGTACTCCAGCGGCCGCCGCTCGCGGCCTTCGACGACGACCTGCCGGGGGTCGGCCGGGTCGTAGCGGATGGGCACGTAGCCGCCGTCGGGGAGGGGGTGGCTACGGGTGGACGGGACGGGGGAGAAGACCTCGACCACGCGGCCGTCCTCGGTCTCGAACTGCAGCAGCGGGCGCGGCGGCAGCGCACGGTCCTCGGGGGCGGGGACACGCTCGCGCACCAGCGCCCGGACGGGCACGCCGACCCGGCGCAGCCGCCGGAGGTCGCGCAGCCCGACGACGCCGGCGAGGTAGGCGACCACGCCGCCCAGACCGCCGAACACCACCACGGCGAACCCCGCCGTCCCGCCCACCGCGCCTCCCTGTACCGTCCCGCTCCCCGGTCCAGTATCACCGGCGCGGGGCCGCTAGACCTCGCCGAGCGGGACGCCCGGGTCCGTCAGGCGGGCCGGGTCCACCGTCCGTCCGGAGCGGACGAGTTCGCGGATCGGGCCGGTGACGTCCCAGATGTTGACGTTCATCCCGGCGAGCA
The nucleotide sequence above comes from Streptomyces kaniharaensis. Encoded proteins:
- a CDS encoding DUF3592 domain-containing protein, producing MGGTAGFAVVVFGGLGGVVAYLAGVVGLRDLRRLRRVGVPVRALVRERVPAPEDRALPPRPLLQFETEDGRVVEVFSPVPSTRSHPLPDGGYVPIRYDPADPRQVVVEGRERRPLEYAFVALGMAMVLVAVTLAVTVL